CAAAATGGCACACCTGGAAACAAATGATATCAGGAGAATGCAATTGAATAAGTTCACCAAGAGCCTCCATCCTCTTATGTATCTCCAAATCTTGGAACCACACATTGTAACTCAGAATTTTCACTGCACTTGAAACCATGCTCAAACAATTTCCCTCTGCTACAAACACAGTTTTTTTAGAAATTCATatcaataataacaaaagaCTCCAACATGGCAACATTGAAAAGATGTAACCGTTAAATATGGTAAATGATATTCATTAAAATAACTCATTATAATAGGCATCAATGTCCTCCAACAACATGAGATTAAGAGAACTGATAACAATCGATGATTTTAGTTACAACCTCTCTCTAGTCATTATGCTCTATTAGAATCTCTAATTCTTTCTCACCACTAGGAAGGGAAAGCCTtacttttaaaaagttgtacccAAGGCACAAAACTCTCACTTTTGCAGAATCCTAAAAGGTCATTCacatttatttgaaatttcataaaattattcaaacaCAAACAATTTGTCGTTGCCCGCTCCAGCACAATGGCTTAGTACCGATCCTTCGTTGTCACTACTTCTGAAATTCTATGGCTTCAATGGTTCTTGGTTGATATGGATGCCCCTCAGTCCACTAATTCTTCCATCCACTGTGCCAATTGGAGTGCTATCTGCATTACTCACAACAATATTGTCACAAGTGCACCAAAGATATTGAGATAAATTGCCACTTTATTTGTCATTGTCTTCAGCACAATAGCCTCCTTTTGTAATCTTTTTGTTCTGAAGATCATCTTGCTAACATGTTTACTAAATCTCATTCACCCAGTCATCTCCATGATCTTATTTCCAAATTCAATCTAGTTTCCTCCGCACCGCCTTCAGTTTGAGGGGTGATGTTAGCATATTTGACATTACTATGATGTGCATATATTTAGGCCAGAATTATGACCTGAATTAAGGCATATCAATTAAACTTGATTCAAGACATAATCAAGGCGCCTTCGTCAACGCTATCCCTCATTACTCTCTTGGAAagttagttttatatatatatacatatatattcgTGTccaatatatagataaatatatacTGAATGTAGAGATTTTCATATTCAATAACTCTtgttctttatcttttatttttcatattttgcaGAGAAATTGGACATCAAACTGATacattatcaaattatcaatatgtgTTACCAAAGTAAAATACCAAAGGTTCTCCATGAAAAACTCAAGAACCAGCCCAGCAGCACTTTTCTGCTGTCATTACCTTCCCAGGAGAACTCCTGACAAGCATATGGGATTAGGCAATTCCTTCTTTGTGTATATAACACAAGAGACAGAGGCAACTTTCCCCCACAAGGGAAATTTCACCTAACGTCTTAGTATCCGTCTCAACAGCCTAGTTGTCCCTGAGAGTTGAGACACtcttacaattttaattttctgttaGCCTCTGTTTTGGCTTACTGATGTTAGAGCTCATCTTAGTTGCAGTGTACTTGATGTataacaaacatatatatattgataagtaACATATAACAAATATCATGTATAGTATAAGAACTTGATTAAGGATAATTTTGGCTAAAAGGAAGTGCATGAAACGATCTCATCTACAAACCTTGTTGCCATATATAtcagcattaaaaaaaatcatcaccgAGCAGAGATTATAAACATGTTCTATAAGTGATAACTAGAAGCAGTTTCAAtcttgagaggcaataacaaaacaaagaacaaagaagtGCAAATTCAAGTCTGGAGTTAAAAGCCAAATGAGCAGAATGACATTCTGATGCTCAAGAACGCAACGTCAgcaatcaattttttaactGCTATCAATTTCATGCTATAAAGATCCAATATGAGGATTCTATTGGACAAATAGAACACACCAAATCAATGCTTTTACGTTCATTAGCTACTAGaagattttaatatatttgcAGATACAATCAACAGCTCATTAAATGGAATAAGAGAACTTGATGTCGATAGATATAAGTTTTACCAACTTTTAAGGATTAATAAGCACCATCAACATCATATAAAGTGATAAGTGAAAAGAAATAGGTATGATGGACAAGAATTATAGCAAGTCATAAATGCACTCAatacaaaatccaaaatccaagaTGAAAATGAAATACTTATATTGACTGGAAAATACACAAACCTCTTCCGAACGGAGGCTGATATCTGCCACTCTCTAGTGGAGATTGACCAAAAAGCTCAGATTCCAGATGAGACTTATGTACGGATTTATGAAGATCGCACTGATCAGTAGAGAGAGCAGGTTGATTGTTAGCTGGTGTCAAAGATGATGCAAGCCTTGACAAAGAGGAAGATGGCTGATAGTCTTTGTCTGACTGCTTGATAGGATCCTGGACAGACAAACCTTCTCTTGCAGGAGGCAGATACATGCCACTCTCTAGTGGAGATTGACCAAAAAAATCAGATTCCACTTGATTCATCATGTTAATCACGGATCGAAACTGGTCAGTGGAGAGAGCAGTTTGATTGTTATCTGGCGTCAAGGAAGATGCAAGCCCAGACGAAGAGCTGGTTGATTGGGGAGAATCCttttttcttctacttcttctctttgtctttgtctGATCATTGTTGGTCTTCTTGGCAGGACAATCTTTGTCATCTAATGATATAGATGAAAAATGATCACATGTTAGTCTATGCTCCACAATTAGCAACTCTTGCACAGCTTTAGAAACAGTTGGTAGAGGGGAACGTTCCATCATAGACTTTCTAATATCCTCAAATTTATCTGGTAAAGCCATGAGAAGCTGAACCAACCGAGACTCTTCCCGGTATTTCATGTAACTCTCTAAATTACTCAATTCCTTTGGCTCCATCTCATCTAATTGCCGCCAGTAACACTGCATAAGACGATACAATCCGGTAACGGGAAATCCACTTTGTTTCACAGCCTCAATCTCCCTCTCCAACCGATACTTTTTAGCGAAATTCGACTCATCACCGTGGGCATACAACCCTGCCAAGTAGTCCCATGCATCCTTAGCAGACTTAATATGATCCAAGCGCTTCCTAAGGGAACAATCAacataaaagttgataaaatacAGAGCCGTTGCATTCATAGATTCCCAATTCTTAatcaaatttatgtaatttttatcTTTGGGGTCAGGACGAGTCGCTGACCCACTTACATAGTCCCACAGCTCTCCTTCAATCTCGAAATTACGCATCATACATGACCACAGTAGATAATTGGTTCCATCCGATTTGAGTGCAACAGCATCTTCCGACTCATAATCCATAACCAAGAACAAGTTTCTCAATCAAACACCAAAGATACTTGGGAATCTAACACCTACAATATTATAAGCACGTAAAGAATGTAATGGCTTTCAAGTTTAGTTagttaataattttcaattaagaTGAAGAACAGAAACAAAGAATTGAACACATGATTTGAGTTGGAGCTGAGGACTAACCAGATTGAGAGGACCTTCGCTTAGCGTCAAAGACTTCAAAGCTCTGAGGAACAGTCGGTCTTTGTTCTTTTAACTCTTTGTCCAACTTTAACTTTACTCTCTGGACAGGGACCAGTGAAAGACAGAGATACGAGGTTGTCGTTTTAGTTAAACGGCTCGTTTTGACTTAATGATTTATATGTGCCCAAGCTTATCTTAAGAGTCCAGTCCATTTAGTTCCAACAAACACATTAAATGCATGGCAATTGGCAATGATTAATGGCCTTTTTATGATCCTAATTCCTAAACCCATTTTCCTATGAATAAgattttgtaataattaaatGCTCATACAAACCCATGGGCCTCATTTTATTGATGGGCTTTACTAGGCTTTTCATGCCTAAACCCATTTTCTTTGTATAAAAAAGTTTCTGCACTAATT
The sequence above is drawn from the Castanea sativa cultivar Marrone di Chiusa Pesio chromosome 5, ASM4071231v1 genome and encodes:
- the LOC142636560 gene encoding uncharacterized protein LOC142636560 produces the protein MDYESEDAVALKSDGTNYLLWSCMMRNFEIEGELWDYVSGSATRPDPKDKNYINLIKNWESMNATALYFINFYVDCSLRKRLDHIKSAKDAWDYLAGLYAHGDESNFAKKYRLEREIEAVKQSGFPVTGLYRLMQCYWRQLDEMEPKELSNLESYMKYREESRLVQLLMALPDKFEDIRKSMMERSPLPTVSKAVQELLIVEHRLTCDHFSSISLDDKDCPAKKTNNDQTKTKRRSRRKKDSPQSTSSSSGLASSLTPDNNQTALSTDQFRSVINMMNQVESDFFGQSPLESGMYLPPAREGLSVQDPIKQSDKDYQPSSSLSRLASSLTPANNQPALSTDQCDLHKSVHKSHLESELFGQSPLESGRYQPPFGRAEGNCLSMVSSAVKILSYNVWFQDLEIHKRMEALGELIQLHSPDIICFQVSSWWNSYNCSVSHQMASTRRYFCMQLSKLPVKSFSCKPFINSTMLRELCMAEIEVGGKLLTVATSHLESPCPAPPKWDQLHSEERIAQAKEAVKLLKKFPNVVFCGDMNWDEKSDGKFPLSDGWIDAWADLRPGENGWTYDTVSNPMLSCNRPLQKRLDRFICNLCDFKLCAIDMIGMEAIPGVSYTKEKKVRKGVRKLMLPVLPSDHYGLLLRVNIQ